The following proteins come from a genomic window of Bactrocera tryoni isolate S06 chromosome 1, CSIRO_BtryS06_freeze2, whole genome shotgun sequence:
- the LOC120782662 gene encoding outer dynein arm protein 1-like, with protein MAEATSQEFNKKTFLEHYWQKQKELTRRQRQYKTILSTKLSTRKETIMLQSYQNTIDQLHLEKDTLRAQIWVASGETHRRQNDRALSNIQCHVSCQEHLADDIRYYKESIMNLQREISRVNKQVYVLNRRTVPDSQHQAYVARMRKKLDILENQLEVGVRTECAFTAINNELREDLIMLLQHRTTFNEAYTKLVQKLNSDRKYIVDLIEYALGTFESCIHAYEKINIQNKKDAKDRELKMVEMQSIMRNRAADDAKFEFLDCKAHVRIMDDLQPKEYRRREKFRQQHRKRIDLYNTILEKILQYTNSSDVDMVINKFQEQESLYYSYFNYANEMSYHMTLLNNSVNRLFNEISELKHTNHNTLQNQLETIEELDNQLKEKQKKNDELREVRDQNDERLEKLLQGIQIIKDQSRADCKSFEALLGDFTKVNLFNMRHFLKVLEKRVHSITVAQYVRERRVKKHRSECIVKDVVKLCDSVTPLDEIVLTQQCPECGEADATNVDDTDGGEGIQSLNTVLKKLYERINQPEMQYRLHSISQCRLPHSRILAAKRNA; from the coding sequence atgGCGGAGGCTACAAGTCAAGAGTTCAACAAGAAGACCTTCCTCGAGCATTACTGGCAAAAGCAGAAGGAGCTCACACGGCGACAGCGTCAATACAAGACGATACTATCGACGAAGTTGAGTACGCGCAAGGAGACGATCATGTTGCAGAGCTATCAGAACACCATCGATCAATTGCATTTGGAGAAGGATACATTGCGTGCGCAGATTTGGGTTGCCAGCGGCGAAACGCATCGGCGCCAAAACGATCGTGCGCTGTCGAACATACAATGCCACGTGTCATGTCAGGAGCATTTGGCCGACGATATACGTTATTATAAAGAATCCATAATGAATTTGCAACGCGAAATTAGTCGCGTGAACAAACAGGTATACGTACTGAATAGGCGTACAGTGCCCGATTCTCAGCATCAAGCGTATGTGGCACGCATGCGCAAGAAGCTGGACATATTGGAGAATCAGCTGGAGGTGGGCGTGCGTACGGAGTGCGCTTTCACGGCAATTAATAACGAATTGCGCGAAGATTTGATAATGTTGCTGCAACATCGCACGACTTTCAATGAAGCCTACACGAAGCTGGTGCAAAAATTGAACAGCGATAGAAAATATATAGTCGATCTGATCGAATATGCTTTAGGCACTTTTGAGAGTTGCATCCACGCCTacgagaaaataaatatacagaaTAAGAAAGATGCAAAGGATCGTGAATTGAAAATGGTGGAAATGCAGTCGATCATGCGGAATAGAGCGGCCGACGATGCGAAGTTTGAATTTTTGGATTGTAAAGCGCACGTGAGAATAATGGATGACTTGCAGCCGAAAGAGTATCGTCGACGTGAAAAATTCCGTCAGCAACATCGTAAGCGCATCGACTTgtacaatacaatattagagaaaattttacaatacACCAATTCGAGCGATGTCGATATGGTCATAAACAAGTTCCAAGAGCAAGAGAGTCTTTACTATTCATACTTCAATTACGCCAATGAAATGAGCTATCACATGACTTTGCTAAATAATTCCGTTAATCGATTGTTTAATGAAATCTCCGAACTGAAGCATACGAATCACAATACCTTACAGAATCAACTCGAAACCattgaagagcttgataaccaGTTAAAGGagaagcaaaagaaaaacgaCGAGCTACGCGAAGTGCGCGATCAAAACGATGAGCGTTTAGAGAAATTGCTACAGGGCATACAAATAATTAAGGATCAATCACGTGCCGATTGCAAGTCGTTCGAAGCATTACTGGGCGATTTCACCAAAGTCAATCTCTTCAATATGCGTCACTTCCTGAAGGTATTGGAGAAGCGCGTACACTCCATAACGGTGGCACAGTATGTGCGCGAGCGTCGTGTTAAGAAGCACAGGAGCGAATGTATTGTCAAGGATGTTGTAAAATTATGCGATAGTGTTACACCGTTAGATGAGATCGTACTCACCCAACAGTGTCCAGAGTGTGGCGAGGCCGATGCCACCAACGTCGATGATACCGATGGTGGCGAGGGCATACAGAGCTTGAATAcggtgttgaaaaaattgtacGAGCGCATCAATCAACCGGAGATGCAGTATCGCCTGCACAGCATTAGTCAGTGTCGTTTGCCGCACTCGCGCATACTGGCCGCAAAACGTAATGCCTAA
- the LOC120782516 gene encoding outer dynein arm protein 1-like produces the protein MAEATSQEFNKKTFLEHYWQKQKELTRRQRQYKTVLSTKLSTRKETIMLQSYQSTIDQLHLEKDTLRAQIWVASGETHRRQTKRALSNIQCHVSCQEHLGDDIRYYKESIMNLQREISRVNKQVYELNRRTVPDSQHQAYVARMRKKLDILENQLEVGVRTECAFTAINNELREDLIMLLQHRTTFNEAYTKLVQKLNSDKKYIVDLIEYALGTFENCIHAYEKINILTKKDAKDRELKMVEMQAIMRNRAAEDAKFEFLDCKAQEIIIDDLQPKEYRRREKFRQQHRKRIDLYNTILEKILQYTNSNNVDAVINKFQEQESLYYSYFNYANEMSYHMTLLNNSVNRLFNEISELKHSNHNTLQNQLETIEELDNQLKEKQKKNDELREVRDQNDERLEKLLQGIQIIKDQSRADCKSFEALLGDFTTVNLFNMRHFLKVLEKRVHSITLAQYMRERQSIKPPSEYIVKAVVKLCDSVTPLGEIVLTQQCPECGEADATNVDDTDGGEGIQSLNTVLKKLYERVNQPEMQYRLHSISQCRLPHSRILAAKRNA, from the coding sequence ATGGCGGAGGCTACAAGTCAAGAGTTCAACAAGAAGACTTTCCTCGAGCATTACTGGCAAAAGCAGAAGGAGCTCACACGGCGACAGCGTCAATATAAGACGGTACTATCAACGAAGTTGAGCACGCGCAAGGAGACGATCATGTTGCAGAGCTATCAGAGCACAATCGATCAATTGCATTTGGAGAAGGATACATTGCGTGCGCAGATTTGGGTTGCCAGCGGCGAAACGCATCGGCGTCAAACCAAACGTGCGCTGTCGAATATACAATGTCACGTGTCGTGTCAGGAGCACTTAGGCGATGATATACGTTATTATAAGGAATCCATAATGAATTTGCAACGCGAAATTAGTCGCGTGAACAAACAGGTATACGAACTGAATAGGCGTACAGTGCCCGATTCTCAGCATCAAGCATATGTGGCACGCATGCGCAAGAAGCTGGACATATTGGAGAATCAGCTGGAGGTGGGCGTGCGTACGGAGTGCGCTTTCACGGCAATTAATAACGAATTGCGCGAAGATTTGATAATGTTGCTGCAACATCGCACGACTTTCAATGAAGCCTACACGAAGCTGGTGCAAAAGTTGAACAGCGACAAGAAATATATTGTTGATCTGATCGAATATGCTTTAGGCACTTTTGAAAATTGCATACATGCCTacgagaaaataaatatactgacGAAGAAAGATGCAAAGGATCGTGAATTGAAAATGGTGGAAATGCAGGCGATCATGCGGAATAGAGCGGCCGAAGATGcgaaatttgagtttttagATTGTAAAGCGCAGGAGATAATAATAGATGACTTGCAGCCAAAAGAGTATCGTCGACGTGAAAAATTCCGTCAGCAACATCGTAAGCGCATCGACTTgtacaatacaatattagagaaaattttacaatacACCAATTCGAATAACGTCGATGCGGTCATTAACAAGTTCCAAGAGCAAGAGAGTCTTTACTATTCATACTTCAATTACGCCAATGAAATGAGCTATCACATGACATTACTAAATAATTCCGTTAATCGATTGTTTAATGAAATCTCCGAACTGAAGCATTCGAATCACAATACCTTACAGAATCAACTCGAAACCattgaagagcttgataaccaGTTAAAGGagaagcaaaagaaaaacgaCGAGCTACGCGAAGTGCGCGATCAAAACGATGAGCGTTTAGAGAAATTGCTACAGGGCATACAAATAATTAAGGATCAATCGCGTGCCGATTGCAAGTCGTTCGAAGCATTACTGGGCGATTTCACCACAGTCAATCTCTTCAATATGCGTCACTTCCTGAAGGTATTGGAGAAGCGCGTACACTCCATAACGCTAGCGCAGTATATGCGCGAACGTCAAAGTATCAAGCCCCCGAGCGAATATATTGTCAAGGCTGTTGTAAAATTATGCGATAGTGTTACACCGTTAGGTGAGATCGTGCTCACCCAACAGTGTCCAGAATGTGGCGAGGCCGATGCCACCAACGTCGATGATACCGATGGTGGCGAGGGCATACAGAGCTTGAATACGGTCTTGAAGAAATTGTACGAACGCGTCAATCAACCGGAGATGCAGTATCGCCTGCACAGCATTAGTCAGTGTCGTTTGCCGCATTCGCGCATACTGGCCGCAAAACGTAATGCCTAA